One window of the Chloroflexota bacterium genome contains the following:
- a CDS encoding alpha/beta hydrolase, which translates to MTRNIANTTKGPIEYRLEGSGPTVMVLNGGHCSRESRLSHERLIEHGFSVLTPSRPGYDSTPSEVGRTAQEAADALAALMDMLQIPVADVIGISASGPTALSFALRHPSRIRKLIMESTVTTVWPDDQEVKRGARLLFGRAERITWGLIKTVLRLAPMTMMRLMLQEMTTLNVDEVIQRMSPDDLRFVHWLIKTSQSGTGFMNDINHRVDDLSGITAPVLVMHSPYDKSVPLKNAKRVAAEVAICELYEVAADTHLIWIGKSAQDVWQKRLTFLKS; encoded by the coding sequence ATGACACGGAATATCGCTAACACCACGAAGGGGCCAATTGAGTATCGTCTCGAAGGCAGTGGACCGACCGTCATGGTTTTGAACGGTGGGCATTGCAGTCGAGAGAGTCGGTTGTCACACGAGCGATTGATTGAGCATGGCTTTTCAGTTCTCACCCCTTCTCGCCCAGGTTACGACAGCACTCCTTCTGAAGTAGGAAGAACCGCTCAGGAGGCGGCAGACGCTCTTGCCGCACTGATGGACATGCTCCAAATTCCCGTGGCTGATGTGATCGGTATTTCTGCCTCAGGCCCAACGGCTCTGTCCTTTGCTCTGCGCCATCCCAGTCGGATTCGCAAACTAATCATGGAGTCAACGGTTACAACGGTCTGGCCAGACGATCAGGAAGTCAAGCGGGGTGCGCGCCTTCTATTCGGTCGTGCTGAACGTATCACTTGGGGGCTGATAAAAACGGTTTTGAGACTGGCACCAATGACGATGATGCGGTTGATGCTGCAAGAAATGACCACTTTGAATGTAGATGAGGTCATCCAACGCATGAGCCCAGATGACTTGCGATTTGTGCATTGGCTCATCAAAACGTCCCAATCAGGAACTGGATTTATGAATGACATCAATCATCGGGTGGATGACTTATCGGGAATTACCGCGCCCGTCTTGGTGATGCATTCGCCATATGATAAGTCAGTGCCGCTCAAGAATGCCAAGCGAGTCGCCGCAGAAGTTGCGATATGTGAACTCTATGAAGTAGCTGCCGACACTCATCTAATTTGGATTGGCAAGTCGGCGCAGGATGTCTGGCAAAAGCGATTAACGTTTCTCAAGTCCTAA
- a CDS encoding DUF4386 domain-containing protein — MTTRTIGTSPQVYARIAGILYLLIIVVGALDQIFIRGRLIVSGDAMSTAKNIIAAESLWRIGIAGDIILHVFDIPIMLVMYILLKPVNKNLALLAVLFNLIQTAVLVVNKLNLLMPLFLLGNADYLKAIEPSQLYALSYLFVRVHDFGFGIGLIFFGFACLIYGYLLFSSGYFPRAVGVLIVIAGLSYLTNSFTLILAPKYSGAILPVLALALIGELSLSLWLIVRGVNLPKWEKRALESA, encoded by the coding sequence ATGACAACCCGTACCATTGGAACATCGCCACAAGTTTATGCCCGAATTGCTGGCATTCTGTATCTCCTCATCATTGTCGTGGGTGCACTGGATCAAATTTTCATTCGAGGCAGACTGATTGTGTCAGGCGATGCCATGTCCACAGCAAAAAATATTATAGCTGCCGAGTCGCTGTGGCGCATTGGTATTGCTGGCGACATCATATTGCACGTGTTCGATATTCCTATAATGCTAGTTATGTATATATTGCTCAAGCCAGTCAACAAGAACCTGGCTTTACTTGCAGTGCTATTTAATCTAATCCAAACTGCTGTATTGGTCGTCAACAAGTTAAATCTTTTGATGCCACTGTTCTTATTGGGCAACGCAGATTACCTGAAAGCTATCGAACCCAGTCAGCTATATGCGCTAAGCTATCTCTTTGTCAGAGTACATGATTTCGGCTTTGGCATCGGGCTGATATTTTTCGGTTTTGCATGTCTGATCTATGGATATTTGCTTTTCAGCTCGGGCTATTTCCCTAGGGCAGTTGGCGTTTTGATAGTGATTGCGGGCTTGAGTTATTTAACGAATAGCTTCACGCTTATCCTCGCGCCCAAATACTCAGGGGCGATCCTCCCCGTTCTAGCGCTTGCCCTAATTGGGGAATTGTCACTTTCCCTGTGGCTCATCGTAAGAGGTGTGAATCTCCCAAAGTGGGAAAAACGTGCTCTTGAATCTGCATGA